In Myxococcus stipitatus, the following are encoded in one genomic region:
- a CDS encoding IS3 family transposase (programmed frameshift), with product MNPVVKEARVGETEVVEKAKRRRFSAEDKRRILEEADRCTKPGEVGALLRREGLYSSLLSVWRRQREAGGQAALEPVKRGPPAKVPAPGVRRIAELEKELARAQAKLKRAEALLDLQKKVFGNPGSGTAQARRGALMAAAREAVGELGVFPVCQVMGLSRATFYRSLRPTQGAARGRRQPRALSAEQRAEVLRVLHEPRFADAAPAEVYAQLLDEGRYLCSERTLYRVLAENQEVRERRNQLRHPNHPVPQVHATKPNELWSWDISKLHGPGKWTYFYLYVVLDVYSRAVVGWMVAHRESAALAQKLLAQTCERQGIQPGQLTIHADRGSSMTSKPVALLMADLGVTKTHSRPHVSNDNPFSEAHFKTLKYRPDFPRVFGCLQDARGFCADFFRWYNEEHHHSGLGLLTPHDVHHGLAHARLSARAVVLEAAFAAHPERFPHGLPKPQALPNAVWINNPAHLPNSKAAAH from the exons ATGAATCCGGTGGTGAAAGAGGCTCGGGTTGGGGAGACCGAGGTGGTGGAGAAGGCAAAGCGTCGTCGCTTCAGCGCGGAGGACAAGCGGCGCATCCTCGAGGAAGCGGACCGGTGCACGAAGCCCGGAGAGGTGGGCGCACTTCTGCGCCGTGAGGGGCTGTACTCCTCACTGTTGAGCGTGTGGCGACGTCAACGCGAGGCCGGAGGACAGGCCGCCCTGGAGCCAGTCAAGCGAGGCCCCCCGGCGAAGGTGCCCGCGCCCGGGGTCCGGAGAATCGCCGAGTTGGAGAAGGAGTTGGCGCGTGCCCAGGCGAAACTCAAACGCGCCGAGGCCCTGTTGGACCTCCAAAAAAAAGTAT TCGGAAATCCTGGGAGTGGAACTGCCCAAGCCAGACGAGGAGCCCTGATGGCGGCGGCACGAGAGGCCGTGGGAGAGCTGGGAGTCTTTCCGGTGTGCCAGGTGATGGGCCTGTCGCGAGCCACCTTCTACCGGAGCCTGCGGCCGACGCAGGGGGCGGCCCGTGGACGTCGCCAGCCAAGGGCCTTGTCCGCCGAGCAGCGGGCCGAGGTGCTCCGCGTACTGCACGAGCCGAGATTCGCGGATGCGGCGCCCGCGGAAGTCTACGCGCAACTGCTCGATGAAGGGCGCTACCTGTGCTCGGAGCGGACGCTGTACCGGGTGCTGGCCGAGAACCAGGAGGTACGAGAGCGCCGCAACCAACTGCGCCACCCCAACCATCCGGTGCCCCAGGTGCACGCGACGAAGCCGAACGAACTCTGGAGCTGGGATATCTCCAAGCTGCACGGCCCAGGAAAGTGGACGTACTTCTACCTCTACGTCGTCCTCGACGTGTACAGCCGCGCTGTCGTCGGTTGGATGGTGGCGCACCGCGAGTCGGCCGCGCTCGCCCAGAAGCTCCTGGCGCAAACCTGCGAGCGCCAGGGCATCCAACCTGGCCAGCTGACGATTCATGCGGACCGTGGCTCCTCCATGACGTCCAAGCCCGTGGCTCTGCTGATGGCGGACCTCGGCGTGACGAAGACGCACTCCCGGCCCCACGTCTCCAACGACAACCCCTTCAGCGAGGCCCACTTCAAGACGCTGAAGTATCGGCCCGACTTCCCCCGCGTCTTCGGCTGCCTCCAGGATGCACGCGGCTTCTGTGCCGACTTCTTCCGTTGGTACAACGAGGAGCACCACCACTCGGGACTGGGTCTGCTCACCCCTCACGACGTCCACCACGGCCTGGCCCACGCGCGCCTCTCGGCCCGCGCCGTCGTCCTCGAGGCAGCCTTCGCCGCTCATCCCGAGCGATTCCCCCACGGACTCCCGAAGCCCCAGGCCCTTCCGAACGCTGTCTGGATTAACAACCCCGCGCACCTCCCCAACTCAAAGGCGGCTGCGCACTAA
- a CDS encoding recombinase family protein gives MPNDRLLLGLKGTISEFELTLMRRRLIDGALAKARRRELHIGVPVGYLWSPDSALEVDPDLRVQEAIRTVFRLFEHLESARQVHLRMCRERHLFPRPGDGKRSGSTWCWMLPAYRNIISVLQNPFYAGVYAYGKSTQRTQLVEGRLSKSYGHPRPMQMWTVLLRDHHAGYITWEEFERNQERLRRNAHRRPAGGAKAGRGGAALLSGLLRCRRCGRMLFVAYTGRPPRRARYVCHRGHQAHGTATCISFGASRPDDLVATEVLRADAPVAVEAAIAAMGLAQQQQAERSHALELEREQARYEVRLAQRRYETVDPENRLVAAELEARWNAALTHLHACEQRVSEATPMSAAAPDREELLRLAGNLHVAWGAPGTDAAVKQRLVRSLIEEIVVDIDEALRELVLVIHWRGGRHSEVRARKPATGEHRRRASSDADAMIRAMAGEQSDEAIAGLLNRKGHRTGHGLAWTKRRVASYRRTARISAYAPARDDSGWLTMRDAAANLGVPNQVIRKLIQGGLLPAKQVMPDAPWQIRAEDLQATHVLSAVQTRRTSPRGGRKPRRSAKRPTTTNNPKR, from the coding sequence GTGCCGAATGACCGACTCCTTCTGGGCCTGAAAGGAACCATCAGCGAGTTCGAGCTGACATTGATGCGCCGACGGCTTATCGATGGGGCGCTGGCGAAAGCACGGCGCAGGGAGCTCCATATTGGCGTGCCAGTTGGCTACCTGTGGTCTCCTGACTCCGCATTGGAGGTGGATCCAGACCTTCGCGTGCAGGAGGCCATCCGTACGGTCTTCCGACTCTTCGAGCACCTGGAGAGTGCGCGACAGGTGCACTTGCGGATGTGCCGCGAGCGGCACCTGTTCCCACGACCGGGCGATGGCAAGCGGTCGGGCTCGACATGGTGCTGGATGCTACCGGCCTATCGCAACATCATCAGCGTGTTACAGAATCCTTTCTACGCTGGCGTGTATGCGTATGGGAAGTCGACCCAGCGCACCCAGCTTGTCGAGGGGCGCCTGTCGAAGAGCTACGGGCACCCCCGTCCCATGCAGATGTGGACGGTGCTGCTTCGAGACCACCATGCAGGTTACATCACCTGGGAAGAATTCGAGCGCAACCAGGAGCGCTTGCGGCGCAACGCGCACCGCCGTCCCGCTGGCGGCGCGAAGGCCGGCAGAGGTGGCGCGGCACTACTCTCGGGTCTGCTGCGCTGCCGACGGTGTGGACGCATGCTCTTCGTGGCGTACACCGGGCGCCCGCCGCGCCGAGCCCGCTATGTCTGCCACCGAGGCCACCAAGCCCACGGCACCGCGACCTGCATCTCCTTCGGCGCCTCCCGTCCAGATGACCTTGTCGCTACCGAGGTATTGCGGGCCGACGCTCCCGTTGCCGTGGAGGCAGCGATAGCCGCCATGGGCCTCGCCCAACAGCAACAAGCGGAGCGCAGTCACGCACTTGAGCTCGAGAGGGAGCAGGCGCGCTACGAGGTACGCCTCGCACAGCGCCGCTATGAGACCGTCGACCCAGAGAACCGGCTCGTCGCCGCGGAGCTGGAAGCACGGTGGAACGCGGCGCTCACCCACCTCCATGCCTGTGAGCAGCGTGTCAGTGAGGCCACGCCCATGTCCGCCGCCGCTCCCGACCGCGAGGAACTACTCCGCCTTGCGGGCAACCTGCACGTAGCATGGGGTGCGCCAGGGACAGATGCCGCCGTGAAACAGCGCCTGGTGCGCAGCCTGATTGAGGAAATCGTCGTCGACATCGACGAGGCTCTCCGCGAGCTGGTGCTCGTTATCCACTGGCGAGGCGGACGCCACTCGGAAGTGCGGGCGCGCAAGCCCGCGACAGGAGAGCATCGGAGGCGCGCCTCCTCCGACGCGGATGCGATGATTCGTGCGATGGCTGGCGAGCAGTCCGACGAGGCCATCGCGGGGCTTCTCAATCGGAAGGGCCATCGAACGGGCCACGGCCTTGCGTGGACCAAGCGTCGCGTGGCCTCTTACCGGCGGACGGCACGGATTTCAGCCTACGCACCGGCCCGCGATGACAGTGGCTGGCTCACGATGCGGGATGCAGCCGCGAACCTCGGAGTGCCGAACCAGGTCATTCGAAAACTCATCCAGGGCGGCTTGCTGCCCGCCAAGCAGGTGATGCCGGATGCTCCATGGCAGATCCGAGCCGAGGACCTGCAAGCCACGCACGTGCTCTCGGCAGTCCAGACGCGCCGTACGAGCCCGAGAGGCGGACGCAAGCCCCGCCGCAGCGCGAAGAGGCCGACAACAACCAACAATCCGAAGAGGTGA
- the sppA gene encoding signal peptide peptidase SppA, whose amino-acid sequence MLRLPFIALANLLLLLRTLLGAPFRMLAARHRPAYVRFRLTGDPTYRERRRPWFSLGGGAAPEPADVTSLERFGEALRLLAKDARVKGILLEVEALGLPQVKQEAVVALLKEFRAAGKRVVAWAVMVDSDSYAVLCAADEVLLAPMGRLELVGYAAEATALGEGLARVGIRGQFVRRGDYKTAPELFTHPEVSDIQRRTVESFLEERYGALVAAVSAGRRKTPDEVKALIDQGPFSAQRAKAAGLVDALVSEADLPVHLGLVAASADAKAAAPVEDETELEPLETYLETVPFPPVKWKRLKRRPRLAFVPVSGMIVPGAGSAGGRLATADAVVKGLRAAARDKRSKAVLLYVNSPGGAAIASEQILEAVQRVARKKPVLAYMDRVCASAGYMVALGAKELWSAPHAVVGSIGVFAGKFDTSGLLKLLGIHRTVMTRGANAGLLSFSRPFSEGERAALEADIEEMYQSFLGHVAKARGRTKEEIHALAEGRVYSGLRAKDVGLVDRIGGFEEACRHALSLANVAPGDFELKSYGAPERRMSLLRLVMGAAHPQTYAFCSWSWNLGGQERDLLVSLTDETQWRGWVRQWVREAHDGKS is encoded by the coding sequence ATGCTGCGCCTGCCCTTCATTGCTCTCGCGAACCTGCTGTTGTTGCTGCGCACCCTCCTCGGAGCGCCCTTCCGGATGTTGGCCGCGCGTCACCGGCCGGCGTACGTGCGTTTCCGGCTGACCGGGGACCCGACCTACCGCGAGCGGCGCCGGCCGTGGTTCTCGCTGGGGGGAGGGGCCGCGCCGGAGCCCGCGGATGTGACGTCCCTGGAGCGGTTCGGGGAGGCCTTGCGGCTGTTGGCGAAGGATGCGCGGGTGAAGGGCATCCTGCTGGAGGTGGAAGCGCTGGGGCTGCCGCAGGTGAAGCAGGAGGCGGTGGTGGCGCTCCTGAAGGAGTTCCGGGCCGCGGGGAAGCGGGTGGTGGCGTGGGCGGTGATGGTGGACTCGGACAGCTACGCGGTGTTGTGCGCGGCGGACGAGGTGTTGCTGGCGCCCATGGGGCGGTTGGAGCTGGTCGGTTATGCCGCCGAGGCCACGGCGTTGGGCGAGGGCCTGGCGCGGGTGGGCATCCGGGGGCAGTTCGTCCGGCGGGGTGATTACAAGACGGCGCCGGAGTTGTTCACGCATCCGGAGGTCTCGGACATCCAGCGTCGCACGGTGGAGTCGTTCCTGGAGGAGCGCTACGGGGCGTTGGTGGCGGCGGTGTCCGCGGGGCGGAGGAAGACGCCCGACGAGGTGAAGGCGCTCATCGACCAGGGACCGTTCAGCGCGCAGCGGGCGAAGGCGGCGGGGTTGGTGGACGCGCTGGTGAGCGAGGCGGACCTGCCGGTGCATCTGGGGTTGGTGGCGGCGTCGGCCGACGCGAAGGCAGCAGCGCCGGTGGAGGATGAGACGGAGTTGGAGCCGTTGGAGACGTACCTGGAGACGGTGCCGTTTCCGCCGGTGAAGTGGAAGCGATTGAAGCGGCGTCCGCGTCTGGCTTTCGTCCCGGTATCGGGAATGATTGTTCCAGGGGCGGGGAGCGCGGGAGGGCGGCTGGCGACGGCGGACGCGGTGGTGAAGGGATTGCGAGCGGCGGCGCGGGACAAGCGCTCCAAGGCGGTGTTGCTGTACGTCAACAGCCCCGGGGGCGCGGCGATTGCGTCCGAGCAGATCCTGGAGGCGGTGCAGCGGGTGGCGCGCAAGAAGCCGGTGCTGGCGTACATGGACCGGGTGTGCGCGAGCGCCGGGTACATGGTGGCGCTGGGGGCGAAGGAGTTGTGGAGCGCGCCGCACGCGGTGGTGGGGTCGATCGGCGTGTTCGCGGGGAAGTTCGACACGAGTGGTTTGCTCAAGTTGCTAGGGATTCACCGGACGGTGATGACGCGCGGGGCGAACGCGGGCCTGTTGTCGTTCTCGAGGCCGTTCTCGGAAGGGGAGCGGGCGGCCCTCGAGGCGGACATCGAGGAGATGTACCAGTCCTTCTTGGGTCACGTGGCGAAGGCGCGAGGGCGGACGAAGGAAGAGATTCACGCCCTGGCGGAGGGGCGGGTGTATTCGGGCCTGCGCGCGAAGGACGTGGGGCTGGTGGATAGGATTGGCGGGTTCGAGGAGGCGTGCCGGCATGCGCTGTCACTGGCGAATGTGGCGCCTGGGGACTTCGAGCTGAAGTCGTACGGCGCTCCGGAGCGGAGGATGTCGCTCCTGCGGTTGGTCATGGGCGCCGCACACCCCCAGACGTATGCCTTCTGTTCCTGGTCTTGGAACCTGGGCGGGCAGGAGCGGGATTTACTGGTTTCACTGACCGATGAGACCCAGTGGCGTGGCTGGGTACGCCAGTGGGTCCGTGAAGCACACGACGGCAAGAGTTGA
- the rtcA gene encoding RNA 3'-terminal phosphate cyclase: MTGTEGLENGPVRLDGSEGEGGGQILRSALSLSLITGRPFHITRLRARREPPGLRPQHLACVRGAEALGGLSEGATVGASELSFTPCPVRAGDYLLEVGTAGSTPLIFQCLVYPLALAGGGRLTLRGGTHLPHSPSFHYVATVWQPVAHAYGFPVHLTMPQAGFYPEGAGEMVAQVGAPREPPLLVELPARGMLREVHVSSFVGGLPFSIAERQSRATVSTLRERGILAEAENRPLPVTRSMGTVTFVLAQFEHTIAGFTALGEKGRPAEEVGREAGEALTRFMETGGALDEYLADQILLPAALLASGRLGAVTPGTTRFSAARVTDHLTTHARVLEQFLPVRVRVDAGGAVEVAPA; the protein is encoded by the coding sequence ATGACTGGCACCGAGGGGCTCGAGAATGGGCCGGTGCGGCTCGATGGGAGTGAGGGTGAGGGGGGAGGGCAGATCCTCCGCTCGGCCCTGTCGTTGTCGCTCATCACGGGGCGTCCGTTTCACATCACACGCCTTCGCGCGCGTCGTGAGCCTCCTGGATTGAGGCCTCAGCACTTGGCATGTGTGCGTGGGGCGGAGGCCTTGGGAGGACTCAGTGAAGGCGCCACGGTGGGCGCATCCGAGCTCTCATTCACCCCATGTCCCGTGCGCGCCGGGGACTACTTGTTGGAGGTGGGCACGGCGGGGAGCACGCCGCTCATCTTCCAGTGCCTGGTGTATCCGCTGGCGTTGGCGGGAGGCGGGCGGCTCACGCTGCGGGGAGGCACGCACCTGCCGCACAGCCCCAGCTTCCACTACGTGGCCACGGTGTGGCAGCCGGTGGCGCATGCGTACGGGTTTCCCGTGCACCTCACGATGCCTCAGGCCGGGTTCTATCCGGAGGGCGCGGGGGAGATGGTCGCGCAGGTGGGCGCTCCTCGGGAGCCGCCTCTGTTGGTGGAGTTGCCCGCGCGCGGGATGTTGCGCGAGGTGCATGTCTCGTCGTTCGTGGGAGGACTGCCCTTCAGCATCGCCGAGCGGCAGTCACGCGCCACGGTGTCGACGTTGCGCGAGCGAGGCATCCTGGCGGAGGCGGAGAACCGGCCGCTGCCCGTCACTCGCTCCATGGGCACGGTGACATTCGTGCTGGCTCAGTTCGAGCACACCATCGCGGGCTTCACGGCGCTGGGAGAGAAGGGCCGTCCCGCCGAGGAAGTAGGGCGGGAGGCGGGCGAGGCGCTGACGCGCTTCATGGAGACGGGGGGCGCGCTGGATGAGTACCTGGCGGACCAGATTCTCCTGCCAGCGGCGCTGTTGGCGTCGGGGCGGCTGGGGGCGGTGACGCCGGGAACGACGCGGTTCTCGGCGGCGCGGGTGACGGACCATCTGACCACCCACGCCCGCGTCCTCGAGCAGTTCCTTCCGGTTCGGGTTCGAGTGGACGCGGGAGGGGCGGTGGAGGTGGCGCCGGCGTGA
- a CDS encoding CocE/NonD family hydrolase, which yields MSTVSRKLAALLLCSLASPSLAQTPPAAPPKVGATATPERIERIRSGYTKFEYRIPMRDGVKLFTSVYVPVDASPSKRYPILLVRTPYSVGPYGADRYPKRLGPTEDFEKEGYIFVFQDVRGQHMSEGEFVNVRPHNPKKRGPKETDESSDTYDTIDWLVKRLPHNNGRVGQWGISYPGFYASAGAIDSHPALKAVSPQAPIGDWFWDDMHRHGAFNLALAFNFFSGFGKPRRAPTASEDFARFDFGTPDGYQFFLDLGPLSNADTKYFKGDVAFWKDVVAHPNYDAFWKERNILPHLKNIKAAMLVVGGWYDTEDLYGPLRTYAAIEKQNPGTANTLIMGPWSHGGWIRTEGSSLGDAQFGFRTAETYQDLALGFFKHHLKGGAAPEVPEALVFETGANRWRQFDAWPPKGLRGTKLYFQPKGGLSTQAPAGKGAAESFAEYVSDPARPVPYTQELTTGWSKNYMTEDQRFAASRPDVLVFQTEPLEQDLTLAGPLEAELWVSTTGSDADWVVKLIDVNPGVLPGQKADDEENGTKNRGGQQTLVRGEPFRGRFRESYSEPKAFKPGEVTKVRFTINDVLHTFQRGHRVMIQVQSSWFPFIDRNPQTYVPNIFEAKDTDFTRAFHRVYHSSAHPSFIEVGVLPALDAQGG from the coding sequence ATGTCCACCGTGTCCCGCAAACTCGCGGCACTGTTGCTGTGTTCCCTCGCCAGTCCTTCGCTCGCGCAGACACCTCCCGCGGCCCCTCCGAAGGTGGGCGCCACCGCGACGCCGGAGCGGATTGAGCGCATCCGCTCGGGCTACACCAAGTTCGAGTACCGCATCCCCATGCGGGACGGCGTGAAGCTCTTCACGTCCGTGTATGTCCCGGTGGATGCATCCCCCAGCAAGCGCTATCCCATCCTGTTGGTCCGCACGCCGTACAGCGTCGGGCCCTATGGCGCGGACCGCTATCCGAAGCGGCTGGGGCCGACCGAGGACTTCGAGAAGGAGGGCTACATCTTCGTCTTCCAGGACGTGCGCGGTCAGCACATGTCCGAGGGCGAGTTCGTCAACGTGCGTCCGCACAATCCGAAGAAGCGCGGGCCCAAGGAGACGGACGAGAGCTCGGACACGTATGACACCATCGACTGGCTGGTGAAGCGCCTGCCCCACAACAACGGCCGCGTGGGCCAATGGGGTATCTCGTATCCCGGCTTCTATGCCTCCGCGGGAGCCATCGACTCCCATCCCGCGCTCAAGGCCGTGTCACCGCAGGCCCCCATCGGAGACTGGTTCTGGGACGACATGCACCGTCACGGGGCCTTCAACCTGGCGCTCGCCTTCAACTTCTTCTCGGGCTTCGGCAAGCCGCGCCGGGCTCCCACCGCCAGCGAGGACTTCGCTCGCTTCGACTTCGGCACCCCGGATGGGTATCAGTTCTTCCTGGACCTGGGCCCGTTGAGCAACGCCGACACGAAGTACTTCAAGGGCGACGTGGCGTTCTGGAAGGACGTGGTGGCGCACCCCAACTACGACGCCTTCTGGAAGGAGCGGAACATCCTGCCGCACCTGAAGAACATCAAGGCGGCGATGCTGGTGGTGGGTGGCTGGTACGACACGGAGGACCTGTACGGGCCGCTGCGGACGTATGCCGCCATCGAGAAGCAGAACCCCGGCACGGCGAACACGCTCATCATGGGGCCGTGGTCTCACGGTGGATGGATTCGCACCGAGGGCTCCTCGCTGGGCGACGCCCAGTTCGGCTTCCGCACCGCGGAGACGTATCAGGACCTGGCCCTGGGCTTCTTCAAGCACCACCTCAAGGGAGGGGCCGCGCCCGAGGTGCCCGAGGCCTTGGTGTTCGAGACAGGCGCCAACCGCTGGCGCCAGTTCGACGCGTGGCCGCCGAAGGGACTGCGCGGGACGAAGCTGTACTTCCAGCCCAAGGGAGGACTGTCGACGCAGGCGCCCGCCGGCAAGGGGGCGGCGGAGTCCTTCGCGGAGTACGTGAGCGACCCGGCCAGGCCCGTGCCGTACACACAGGAGCTGACGACGGGCTGGAGCAAGAACTACATGACGGAGGACCAGCGCTTCGCGGCGAGCCGTCCGGACGTGTTGGTGTTCCAGACGGAGCCGCTGGAACAGGACCTCACGCTCGCGGGCCCGCTGGAGGCGGAGCTGTGGGTCTCCACGACCGGGTCTGACGCGGACTGGGTGGTGAAGCTCATCGACGTGAACCCCGGGGTGCTTCCGGGCCAGAAGGCTGACGACGAGGAGAACGGCACGAAGAACCGGGGTGGGCAGCAGACGCTGGTGCGCGGTGAGCCGTTCCGTGGCCGCTTCCGCGAGAGCTACAGCGAGCCCAAGGCGTTCAAGCCCGGCGAGGTGACGAAGGTACGCTTCACCATCAACGACGTCCTCCATACGTTCCAGCGGGGGCATCGGGTGATGATCCAGGTGCAGTCGAGCTGGTTCCCGTTCATCGACCGGAATCCGCAGACGTACGTGCCGAACATCTTCGAGGCCAAGGACACGGACTTCACGCGTGCGTTTCATCGCGTGTATCACTCGTCGGCACACCCGAGCTTCATCGAGGTGGGTGTATTGCCCGCGTTGGATGCGCAAGGCGGTTGA
- a CDS encoding sigma-54 dependent transcriptional regulator, with protein sequence MRGEARNVSRVLVVDDDAGVRFTLREMLRSIEGMEVEQAEDGVAALEKLSTHGFELIITDLRMPRMDGMELVRRLSTMPHTPRVIVITAHGSERFAVEAVKAGAYDYFRKPFDVDELLAVVTRALESVRLRHENERLTGELNLSRSLVFTSEPMGKLAQLVQRAGSRDVTVLITGESGTGKERVAEALVRASSRAQKPYLRFNCAALTEELAEAELFGHAKGAFTGAHRVRQGLFREADGGTLLLDEVGELAPPLQAKLLRVLQEGEVRPVGEDRPVKVDVRILAATHRDLRKRAAEGLFREDLYYRLNVVHLRVPSLRERPEDIPVLARMFLDRFSGRFHTGPLKVVEGFIERLVALPWRGNVRELENTLESLVALSSDGELDLSLLPSLDAEGAAPASPGAVGDGPRPDEVEASPGVGLKERVEAYERGLILDALRIEGGNRSGAARRLGIGRATLHDKLRKYGLDSALDEGGS encoded by the coding sequence ATGCGCGGTGAAGCTCGGAACGTCTCGCGTGTCCTGGTGGTGGATGACGACGCGGGCGTGCGCTTCACGTTGCGGGAGATGCTCCGGAGCATCGAAGGCATGGAGGTGGAGCAGGCCGAGGATGGCGTGGCCGCGCTGGAGAAGCTGTCCACGCACGGATTCGAGTTGATCATCACCGACCTGCGCATGCCGCGAATGGATGGCATGGAGCTGGTGCGGCGCTTGAGCACGATGCCCCATACGCCGCGGGTCATCGTCATCACCGCCCATGGCTCGGAGCGCTTCGCGGTGGAGGCGGTGAAGGCGGGGGCGTATGACTACTTCCGCAAGCCGTTCGACGTGGATGAGCTGCTCGCCGTCGTCACTCGGGCCCTGGAGTCGGTGAGGCTGCGCCATGAGAATGAGCGTCTGACGGGGGAGCTCAACCTGTCGCGCTCGCTGGTGTTCACCTCGGAGCCGATGGGGAAGCTGGCGCAACTGGTCCAGCGCGCGGGCTCGCGCGACGTGACGGTGCTCATCACGGGAGAGAGCGGCACGGGCAAGGAGCGCGTGGCGGAGGCGCTGGTGCGAGCCTCGTCTCGCGCCCAGAAGCCCTACCTGCGCTTCAACTGCGCGGCGCTCACCGAGGAGCTCGCCGAGGCGGAGTTGTTTGGCCACGCGAAGGGGGCGTTCACGGGAGCGCACCGCGTCCGGCAGGGGCTCTTCCGTGAGGCGGATGGGGGCACGCTGCTGCTCGACGAGGTGGGCGAACTGGCGCCTCCGCTCCAGGCCAAGCTGCTGCGTGTGCTCCAGGAGGGCGAGGTCCGTCCCGTGGGGGAGGACCGGCCGGTGAAGGTGGACGTGCGCATCCTGGCCGCCACCCACCGAGACTTGCGCAAGCGGGCCGCGGAAGGCCTGTTCCGAGAGGACCTCTACTACCGGCTCAACGTGGTGCACCTGCGGGTGCCGTCGCTCCGGGAGCGTCCGGAGGATATCCCGGTGCTCGCGCGCATGTTCCTGGACCGGTTCAGCGGCCGGTTCCACACGGGCCCGCTCAAGGTCGTGGAGGGCTTCATCGAGCGGCTGGTGGCGTTGCCGTGGCGCGGCAATGTGCGCGAGTTGGAGAACACGCTGGAGAGCCTGGTGGCGCTGTCCAGTGATGGGGAGCTGGACCTGTCGCTCCTGCCATCCCTCGATGCGGAGGGGGCGGCCCCGGCGTCTCCGGGAGCGGTGGGGGATGGGCCAAGGCCGGACGAGGTCGAGGCCTCCCCGGGCGTGGGCCTGAAGGAGCGGGTCGAGGCCTACGAGCGGGGACTCATCCTGGACGCACTGCGTATCGAGGGGGGAAACCGCAGCGGCGCCGCCCGGCGGCTGGGGATTGGCCGCGCCACCCTGCACGACAAGCTGCGCAAGTACGGCCTGGACAGCGCTCTGGATGAAGGGGGGAGCTGA
- a CDS encoding HAMP domain-containing sensor histidine kinase: protein MEPRTRRSLDAMRLKHVGHIFGRVVRMRAYFGAFLMATIAGLTLMDGAPWRRVWLLVQMGVALAFFFYELRRYEREGISARGLFINFAGGLLLEQGLTWGTGGLASPLLPLIAPLAFVAAALLPAGQRKVLMAAELVLVAVLSVAHLNAWTPPLHLSFLGAPPRELLIAISVCTFLSIVAANAMGAAFRRTVEGMLAESFQQRDELLATHRTYARTLEALSGEIAHELKNPLATVKGLTQLMQRETGRAQPQERLEVLAGEVTRMQGILDEFLNFSRPLVPLSVGEVDMAALCDEALVLHEGIAAEHGVTLIRDSEGPVHAVCDSRKVKQVVMNLLLNAIDASPRGGQVVVCVDSGSQGDVRVFIRDSGAGLSPELAGRVFEAGVTTKKRGSGLGLTVARALARQHGGDVSLRNEVSGGCVAELVLPREPPADTLSPVREREVSHAR, encoded by the coding sequence ATGGAACCGCGAACCCGGCGCAGTCTCGATGCGATGCGCCTCAAGCACGTGGGCCACATCTTCGGCCGCGTGGTGCGGATGCGCGCCTACTTCGGGGCCTTCCTGATGGCGACCATCGCGGGGCTCACCCTGATGGACGGCGCGCCCTGGCGCCGCGTCTGGCTGCTCGTGCAGATGGGGGTCGCCCTGGCGTTCTTCTTCTACGAGCTGCGCCGGTACGAGCGCGAGGGCATCTCCGCGAGGGGCCTGTTCATCAACTTCGCGGGCGGGCTCTTGTTGGAGCAGGGCCTGACGTGGGGCACTGGCGGGCTGGCGAGTCCGCTGTTGCCACTCATCGCGCCGCTCGCGTTCGTGGCGGCGGCGCTGTTGCCGGCGGGACAGCGCAAGGTGCTGATGGCGGCGGAGCTCGTGCTGGTGGCCGTGCTGTCGGTGGCGCACCTGAATGCGTGGACTCCGCCGCTGCACCTGTCCTTCCTGGGGGCACCTCCGCGCGAGCTGCTCATCGCCATCTCGGTGTGTACCTTCCTGTCCATCGTCGCGGCCAACGCCATGGGCGCGGCCTTCCGGCGCACGGTGGAGGGGATGCTCGCGGAGTCCTTCCAGCAGCGCGACGAGCTGCTCGCCACGCACCGGACCTACGCGCGGACGCTGGAGGCGCTGTCGGGAGAGATTGCCCATGAGTTGAAGAACCCCCTCGCCACGGTGAAGGGGCTGACGCAGCTCATGCAGCGCGAGACGGGGCGCGCGCAGCCCCAGGAGCGGCTGGAGGTCCTCGCGGGGGAGGTGACGCGCATGCAGGGCATCCTCGATGAGTTCCTCAACTTCTCGCGGCCCCTGGTGCCGCTGTCGGTCGGCGAGGTGGACATGGCGGCGCTGTGCGACGAGGCCCTGGTGCTCCACGAAGGCATCGCGGCCGAGCACGGGGTGACGCTCATCCGCGACAGCGAGGGACCGGTGCATGCCGTGTGTGACTCGCGCAAGGTGAAGCAGGTGGTGATGAACCTGCTCCTCAACGCCATTGATGCGAGTCCCCGAGGGGGCCAGGTGGTGGTGTGTGTCGATTCGGGGAGCCAGGGGGACGTGCGCGTGTTCATCCGAGACTCGGGAGCGGGGCTCTCACCGGAGCTGGCGGGCCGCGTCTTCGAAGCTGGGGTGACGACCAAGAAGCGGGGCTCGGGGTTGGGGCTGACGGTGGCCCGCGCGCTGGCGCGTCAGCACGGCGGCGACGTCTCCTTGCGCAACGAGGTGTCGGGGGGATGTGTGGCGGAGCTGGTGCTGCCGCGTGAGCCCCCCGCGGATACGTTGAGTCCTGTTCGGGAGCGAGAGGTGAGCCATGCGCGGTGA